In Dysgonomonadaceae bacterium zrk40, one genomic interval encodes:
- a CDS encoding carbohydrate kinase, translated as MYLLGYDIGSSSVKAALVDAVTGKTVASDFFPKTEMSMQAIQAGWAEQDPEMWWSNLKLANASVLQQSGVNPADIKAIGISWQMHGLVMIDKERELLRPSIIWCDSRAVPYGEKAFKAIGEEKALSHLLNSPGNFTAAKLAWVKENEPELYEQIYRIMLPGDYIAMKLTGEIGVTVEGLSEGIFWDFKENGLSQDVMDHFGFEKEMIPSLTPVFGIQGKVTEAVAKELGLHPGTPVSYRAGDQPNNALSLNVFNPGEIASTAGTSGVVYGVLDQVKYDPLSRVNIFAHVNHLPEQTRLGVLLCINGTGILNSWIKKNMVPADLGYNEMNQMAAQSTIGARGISVVPFGNGAERVLENRDSGSSFHGINFNIHSLSDLLRAAQEGIVFSFQYGMEVMQAIGMDIKVIRAGNANMFLSPIFRDTLASVSGAVIELYDTDGAAGAAKGAGIGAGIYASPQEAFGSLRKIMTVEPDTRNSDRYQDAYAQWKKFI; from the coding sequence ATGTACCTACTTGGATATGATATTGGCAGCTCATCGGTGAAAGCTGCTCTGGTTGATGCAGTAACAGGAAAAACTGTGGCTTCGGATTTTTTCCCGAAAACAGAAATGAGCATGCAGGCCATTCAGGCAGGCTGGGCGGAACAGGATCCGGAGATGTGGTGGAGCAACCTGAAGCTGGCCAACGCTTCAGTGTTGCAACAATCGGGTGTAAACCCGGCCGACATCAAGGCGATTGGCATCTCCTGGCAGATGCACGGGCTGGTGATGATTGACAAAGAGCGTGAGCTGCTGCGTCCCTCCATCATATGGTGTGACAGCCGTGCGGTACCCTATGGTGAAAAGGCATTCAAGGCCATCGGTGAAGAGAAAGCTCTTTCCCACCTGCTCAATTCACCCGGCAACTTCACAGCAGCCAAGCTGGCCTGGGTGAAGGAGAATGAGCCGGAGCTCTACGAACAGATCTACCGGATCATGCTGCCGGGGGATTACATCGCCATGAAGCTGACCGGTGAGATTGGCGTCACCGTGGAGGGTCTCTCGGAAGGAATCTTCTGGGATTTCAAGGAGAACGGACTCTCACAGGATGTGATGGATCACTTCGGCTTTGAGAAGGAGATGATCCCCTCCCTCACGCCGGTATTTGGCATCCAGGGAAAAGTGACTGAAGCAGTGGCCAAGGAACTGGGACTACATCCCGGCACACCCGTCAGCTACCGTGCGGGAGATCAGCCCAACAACGCCCTGTCGCTCAATGTCTTCAATCCTGGTGAAATCGCCTCCACCGCCGGCACCTCCGGAGTGGTTTATGGAGTACTCGATCAGGTGAAATATGACCCCCTCTCCAGGGTGAACATCTTCGCCCATGTGAATCACCTGCCGGAGCAGACCCGTCTGGGAGTATTGCTCTGCATCAACGGTACCGGTATCCTCAACTCATGGATCAAGAAAAACATGGTGCCGGCTGATCTGGGATACAACGAGATGAACCAAATGGCCGCACAATCGACCATCGGTGCCAGGGGCATTTCGGTGGTACCCTTTGGCAACGGTGCCGAACGGGTATTGGAAAACAGGGATTCGGGCAGCTCTTTCCATGGCATCAATTTCAACATCCACTCTCTTTCAGACCTTTTACGGGCAGCACAAGAAGGCATCGTCTTCTCCTTCCAGTATGGCATGGAGGTGATGCAGGCAATCGGCATGGATATCAAGGTAATCCGGGCTGGAAATGCAAACATGTTCCTCAGTCCCATTTTCCGCGACACACTCGCCTCAGTGAGCGGTGCAGTGATTGAACTCTACGACACTGACGGAGCAGCAGGTGCCGCCAAGGGTGCAGGCATAGGTGCCGGAATCTATGCTTCGCCGCAGGAAGCTTTTGGCTCACTACGGAAGATCATGACGGTAGAGCCAGATACCAGAAACAGCGACAGATATCAGGATGCATACGCACAATGGAAAAAATTTATTTAA
- a CDS encoding SDR family oxidoreductase has product MRDLFNISGKVIVITGGTGVLGSVIATYLAGEGASVVILGRRKEAGEALVNEIRDKGGEALFLETDVLDAEKLTQNREEILTRYGRIDALLNGAGGNMAGANIAPDKTFFDLDMGQFDQVVQLNLTGSVLPTQIFLQPMAEQKKGVILNFSSMAAFRPMTRVVGYAAAKAGVTNFTLYLATEVATKFGEGIRVNAVAPGFFLTEQNRELLTNPDGSYTQRGKDVIRQTPFKRMGKPEELCGTIHYLVSDASSFVTGSTITVDGGFNAFAM; this is encoded by the coding sequence ATGAGAGATTTGTTCAATATCAGCGGGAAAGTAATTGTGATTACCGGCGGAACCGGAGTACTGGGCAGTGTGATTGCAACCTATCTGGCAGGTGAAGGGGCCAGCGTTGTGATCCTTGGTCGGCGCAAAGAGGCAGGTGAAGCATTGGTAAATGAAATCAGAGACAAGGGAGGGGAAGCTCTTTTCCTGGAGACAGACGTATTGGATGCGGAAAAACTGACCCAAAACCGCGAAGAGATTCTGACACGTTACGGACGTATTGATGCCCTCCTGAATGGTGCCGGTGGGAACATGGCCGGAGCCAATATCGCACCTGATAAGACCTTTTTCGACCTGGACATGGGGCAGTTCGACCAGGTGGTACAACTCAACCTCACAGGGAGTGTGCTCCCTACGCAGATTTTCCTGCAACCGATGGCCGAACAAAAAAAGGGAGTAATACTCAACTTCTCTTCCATGGCAGCCTTTCGTCCCATGACACGGGTTGTGGGATACGCCGCGGCAAAAGCCGGAGTAACCAACTTCACCCTATACCTGGCCACCGAGGTAGCAACCAAATTTGGCGAAGGGATCAGGGTGAATGCCGTAGCTCCCGGGTTCTTCCTTACCGAACAGAACAGGGAATTGCTAACCAACCCGGACGGTTCATACACACAGCGCGGAAAGGATGTGATTCGTCAGACACCCTTCAAACGGATGGGCAAACCTGAAGAGTTGTGTGGCACCATCCATTACCTGGTGAGTGATGCCTCATCCTTTGTAACCGGCAGCACCATCACAGTGGATGGTGGATTCAACGCATTCGCCATGTGA
- the uxuA gene encoding mannonate dehydratase encodes MIKTWRWFGKKDPITLEMLRQIGVEGIVTALYDLPPGEVWSPEAIEELKQTIEGAGLVWSVAESLPVAEEIKYAAPTRDRLIHNYNMSLMNLGRAGIKTICYNFMPAIDWVRTDLNRELPDGTTTLYFDRIRYAFFDCRILQREGAEADYSAEELRKIELLDKTLTKEEKEELIDTIIVKTQGFIHRKMKEGADPVTEFRKLLHHYKDIDRDELRKNLTYFLNRVIPVAEAYGIMLCIHPDDPPFPVFGLPRIVSREEDLEWIIGAVNNHSNGITFCAGSLSAIAENDVPRMAQLFAKRIGFAHLRSTALLPDGNFMEAFHLDGNGRLIEVIRELERSLPEIPMRVDHGRVLPGDREIAHNPGYTFYGRMFALAQVEGMMAVVRNEIEAKRSR; translated from the coding sequence ATGATCAAAACCTGGAGATGGTTTGGCAAGAAAGACCCCATCACGCTGGAGATGCTGCGGCAGATTGGCGTGGAGGGAATTGTGACGGCACTCTATGACTTGCCCCCGGGGGAGGTATGGAGCCCGGAAGCAATTGAAGAACTGAAACAAACCATTGAAGGGGCAGGACTTGTCTGGTCCGTAGCGGAAAGTCTTCCCGTAGCGGAGGAGATCAAATATGCAGCTCCCACTCGCGACAGGCTGATTCACAATTACAACATGAGCCTGATGAACCTGGGCAGAGCAGGCATCAAAACCATCTGTTACAACTTTATGCCGGCCATCGATTGGGTAAGGACCGATCTGAACCGAGAGTTACCGGATGGGACCACGACCCTCTATTTCGACCGGATAAGGTATGCCTTCTTCGACTGCAGGATCCTGCAACGTGAGGGAGCCGAAGCCGACTACAGTGCAGAGGAGCTGAGAAAAATTGAGCTACTCGACAAAACCCTCACCAAGGAGGAAAAGGAAGAACTGATTGACACCATCATCGTCAAGACACAGGGATTTATCCACCGCAAGATGAAAGAGGGAGCCGATCCGGTTACAGAATTTAGAAAGTTGCTCCATCACTACAAGGATATCGACAGAGATGAGTTGCGGAAGAATCTCACCTATTTCCTTAACAGAGTGATACCGGTGGCTGAAGCTTATGGCATCATGCTCTGCATCCATCCTGATGACCCACCTTTTCCGGTATTCGGGTTACCCCGTATTGTCAGTCGGGAAGAGGATCTGGAGTGGATCATTGGTGCAGTCAACAACCACAGCAATGGCATCACATTTTGTGCCGGATCGCTCAGCGCCATTGCAGAAAATGATGTTCCACGCATGGCACAACTTTTCGCAAAACGAATCGGGTTCGCCCACCTGCGGAGCACGGCTCTGTTGCCCGATGGCAATTTCATGGAAGCATTCCACTTGGATGGAAACGGAAGGTTGATTGAGGTGATCCGTGAGCTTGAGAGAAGCCTGCCCGAGATCCCGATGCGGGTAGATCATGGCAGGGTGCTGCCCGGCGACAGGGAAATTGCCCACAACCCGGGATACACCTTCTACGGGAGGATGTTTGCCCTGGCACAGGTGGAGGGAATGATGGCGGTAGTGAGAAATGAAATAGAAGCAAAAAGATCAAGATAA
- a CDS encoding alpha-glucuronidase, with protein MRIRRLLLFISFCIAVIGQLAAEDGSRLWLRFQPQEKSSLPPFTQLRGDASSVALIEFQHAWQEMSGSSLTENGNDPAHTLLIGTLKNREVRKFIKRNELQKSGKEGYVIRTVEQGNRRTTVVASVGEAGLLYGVYHLLRLIQTGSYNDSLAISEQPRYDIRILNHWDNLNGTVERGYAGYSIWQWDKLPAEISPLYREYARANASIGINATVLNNVNATPDILTREYLEKVKMIADELRPFHIKVYLSINFSSPAELGGLENSDPLNPMVARWWKKKADEIYQTIPDFGGFLVKANSEGLPGPQDYGRTHAEGANMLADALKPHGGIVMWRAFVYNPTEEDRAKQAYSEFMPLDGQFRDNVIIQVKNGPVDFQPREPFSPLFGAMQQTALMPELQITQEYLGFSNHLVYLATQWKEFLESDTHCLGDESTVAKCTDGTLLTHPLTAIAGVANIGLDDNWSGHHFAQANWYAFGRLAWDHTLTAEEIAEEWLRMTFTDKRAFLEPVREMMLSSWETAVNYMMPLGLHHIFAWEHHYGPEPWCDIPGARPDWLPPYYHNASKEGIGFDRTTTGSDAVSQYCAPLSETYNNLESCPEELLLWFHHVPWNHPMKNGRTLWDELSHRYDGGVQQVRAYQKLWDRMEPYVDSERFHHVQSRLRIQSRDAVWWKDACLLYFQTFSGMPIPYDIERPVHDLEELKQIKLDLKHHN; from the coding sequence ATGCGAATAAGAAGACTTTTGCTGTTCATCAGCTTTTGTATTGCCGTAATCGGCCAGCTCGCCGCTGAGGATGGCAGCAGGCTCTGGCTGCGCTTCCAACCGCAGGAGAAGAGCTCGCTGCCTCCCTTCACCCAACTCCGTGGGGATGCCTCCTCGGTCGCACTCATAGAGTTTCAGCATGCCTGGCAGGAAATGAGCGGCAGCAGCCTCACTGAAAATGGGAATGATCCTGCGCACACCCTTTTGATCGGAACCTTAAAAAACCGGGAGGTACGCAAGTTCATAAAGCGTAATGAATTACAGAAATCAGGGAAAGAAGGCTATGTTATTCGTACAGTGGAACAGGGTAACCGCCGCACCACTGTGGTGGCTTCTGTAGGGGAGGCAGGTCTCCTTTATGGTGTCTATCACCTTTTGCGACTCATTCAAACCGGCTCCTACAATGATTCGCTTGCCATTAGTGAGCAACCTCGCTACGATATCCGCATCCTGAATCATTGGGACAACCTCAATGGCACCGTGGAACGTGGTTATGCCGGTTACTCCATCTGGCAGTGGGACAAGTTGCCTGCAGAGATCTCACCCCTCTACAGGGAATATGCACGTGCAAACGCATCCATCGGCATCAACGCAACAGTACTGAACAATGTGAATGCCACCCCTGATATTCTTACCAGGGAATATCTTGAAAAGGTGAAGATGATTGCCGATGAGCTGCGTCCCTTTCACATCAAGGTCTATCTCTCCATCAACTTCTCCTCACCAGCGGAACTGGGTGGTCTGGAAAACTCTGACCCGCTCAATCCAATGGTTGCACGATGGTGGAAGAAGAAAGCGGATGAAATCTACCAGACCATTCCCGACTTCGGGGGGTTCCTAGTGAAAGCCAACTCGGAGGGGTTGCCGGGACCACAGGATTACGGACGTACTCATGCCGAGGGTGCTAACATGCTGGCCGATGCTCTCAAGCCTCACGGTGGCATCGTGATGTGGCGCGCGTTTGTTTACAACCCCACCGAAGAGGATCGTGCCAAACAGGCATACAGTGAGTTCATGCCCCTCGACGGACAGTTCCGTGACAACGTGATCATCCAGGTGAAGAACGGGCCGGTCGACTTCCAGCCGCGTGAGCCGTTCAGTCCCTTGTTCGGTGCCATGCAACAGACAGCCCTGATGCCGGAGTTACAAATCACGCAGGAGTATCTCGGTTTCTCCAACCATCTGGTCTATCTCGCCACGCAGTGGAAAGAATTTCTGGAGAGCGACACCCATTGCCTGGGTGATGAATCAACAGTGGCGAAATGCACTGATGGCACGCTCCTCACACACCCGCTCACCGCCATTGCGGGTGTAGCCAACATCGGGCTGGATGACAACTGGAGCGGACATCACTTTGCCCAGGCCAACTGGTATGCCTTCGGACGACTGGCATGGGATCACACTCTCACGGCGGAAGAGATCGCAGAGGAGTGGCTCAGGATGACTTTTACCGATAAGCGGGCATTTCTGGAGCCTGTACGGGAAATGATGCTCAGTTCCTGGGAGACGGCGGTTAATTACATGATGCCGCTGGGACTGCACCATATCTTCGCCTGGGAACACCACTACGGACCCGAGCCCTGGTGTGACATACCCGGTGCCCGTCCCGATTGGCTCCCACCCTATTACCACAATGCCAGTAAAGAGGGAATCGGATTCGACCGTACCACTACGGGCAGTGATGCGGTGTCACAATACTGTGCACCTTTGAGCGAAACATACAACAACCTGGAATCCTGCCCTGAGGAGTTGCTGCTCTGGTTCCACCATGTCCCCTGGAATCACCCGATGAAGAACGGACGCACACTCTGGGATGAACTCTCTCATCGTTACGACGGGGGAGTGCAACAGGTACGTGCTTATCAAAAATTATGGGATCGAATGGAACCCTATGTCGACAGCGAAAGGTTCCACCATGTACAATCCCGCCTCAGAATCCAGTCGCGTGATGCCGTCTGGTGGAAAGATGCCTGTTTGCTTTACTTCCAGACATTCTCAGGCATGCCCATCCCCTACGACATTGAGCGACCGGTACATGATTTGGAAGAATTGAAACAGATCAAATTGGATCTCAAGCACCATAATTGA
- a CDS encoding glycoside hydrolase family 43 protein, producing MKEPRYLVPGDYMADPAAHVFNGKLYIYPSHDWESGIPENDNGDHFNMKDYHVFSMDEVENGEVTDHGVVLRTEDIPWAGRQLWDSDVAFRNGKYYMYFPLKDQNDIFRIGVAISDKPEGPFIPQENPMKGSYSIDPCIWPDRDGNYYMYFGGLWGGQLQRYRNNKALECAILPEGDELALCPKVVQLREDMLEFAEEPRDLVILDENGNPLTAGDSERRFFEASWMHFYNGKYYFTYSTGDTHLICYATGDNPYGPFTYQGVILTPVVGWTTHHSIVEYKGKWYLFHHDCIPSEGKTWLRSLKVTELKYNPDGTIKPIKGTAE from the coding sequence ATGAAAGAACCAAGATATCTCGTTCCGGGTGATTACATGGCCGACCCGGCTGCACACGTTTTTAACGGCAAACTATATATCTATCCCTCCCATGACTGGGAGAGTGGTATTCCGGAAAATGACAACGGTGACCATTTCAACATGAAAGATTACCATGTCTTCTCAATGGATGAGGTGGAAAATGGAGAGGTGACCGACCATGGCGTGGTGCTTCGTACCGAGGATATCCCCTGGGCCGGTCGCCAGTTGTGGGACAGTGATGTTGCCTTCCGGAACGGTAAATACTACATGTACTTCCCGCTGAAAGACCAGAACGATATCTTCCGCATTGGCGTTGCCATCAGCGACAAGCCGGAGGGCCCATTCATCCCGCAGGAGAATCCGATGAAGGGCAGCTACAGCATCGACCCATGCATCTGGCCCGACCGTGACGGTAATTATTACATGTACTTCGGCGGTTTGTGGGGCGGACAACTGCAGCGCTATCGCAACAACAAAGCGCTGGAGTGTGCAATATTACCGGAAGGTGATGAACTGGCACTTTGTCCCAAGGTGGTGCAACTTAGAGAAGATATGCTGGAGTTTGCCGAGGAACCACGCGACCTTGTGATCCTGGACGAGAATGGAAATCCTCTGACAGCCGGTGATTCCGAGCGACGCTTCTTCGAGGCTTCCTGGATGCATTTTTACAATGGAAAATATTACTTCACCTACTCCACCGGTGACACTCACCTGATTTGCTATGCCACGGGGGACAACCCCTATGGCCCATTCACCTACCAGGGGGTAATCCTCACACCGGTAGTGGGATGGACCACTCACCACTCGATCGTAGAGTACAAAGGGAAATGGTATCTCTTTCATCACGATTGCATACCCTCGGAAGGGAAAACATGGCTCAGGAGCCTCAAAGTGACGGAACTGAAGTACAACCCCGACGGCACTATCAAACCCATTAAAGGAACTGCTGAGTAA
- a CDS encoding endo-1,4-beta-xylanase: MVPAILFMAIIQMSCSTPQSEQGPSLKEAFEGKFLIGTALNANHNYGRDTLGIQVIQDQFNSIVAENCMKSMHLQPTKGVFIFEEADKFIEFGEANNMHIVGHTLVWHSQAPDWLFTDENGEDVSREVMIERMRNHIHTVVGRYKGRVDGWDVVNEAIMDDGSWRNTKFYEIIGEEYIKLAFQFANEADPDAELYYNDYGMSQEGRRNSVVEMVKKLQEEGIKIDGIGMQGHMGMDYPAINEFEESLVAFAALGVNVMITEMDITLLPFPAGETAEVSLTAEYQEQMNPYAAGLPEEIEAAFNKRYTDFFALFLKHQDKISRVTLWGVTDNDTWRNDWPIPGRTDYPLLFDRNYQPKPVVQQIIDLTKQ; this comes from the coding sequence ATGGTGCCTGCAATTCTTTTCATGGCCATCATTCAAATGAGTTGCTCCACCCCGCAAAGTGAGCAAGGACCCTCTCTTAAAGAGGCGTTTGAAGGAAAATTTCTGATTGGCACAGCCCTGAATGCAAATCACAACTATGGAAGAGATACGTTGGGCATCCAGGTGATACAAGACCAATTCAACTCCATCGTTGCAGAAAACTGCATGAAAAGCATGCATCTGCAACCCACCAAGGGAGTCTTCATCTTTGAGGAAGCCGATAAATTCATTGAATTCGGTGAAGCCAACAACATGCATATCGTAGGCCATACACTCGTCTGGCATTCACAGGCACCCGATTGGCTCTTCACCGATGAAAACGGGGAAGATGTGTCGCGCGAGGTGATGATCGAACGGATGCGCAACCATATTCACACCGTCGTAGGCCGCTACAAAGGGCGTGTTGACGGATGGGACGTAGTGAACGAGGCAATTATGGACGACGGTTCGTGGCGCAACACCAAGTTTTACGAGATCATTGGCGAGGAATATATCAAACTGGCGTTCCAGTTTGCCAATGAGGCAGATCCCGATGCGGAACTCTACTACAACGACTACGGCATGTCACAGGAAGGAAGGCGCAACAGTGTGGTGGAAATGGTGAAAAAACTGCAGGAAGAGGGAATTAAGATTGATGGCATCGGGATGCAGGGACATATGGGAATGGATTATCCCGCCATCAACGAGTTTGAGGAGAGTCTCGTAGCATTTGCAGCCCTTGGGGTAAATGTTATGATCACTGAAATGGATATCACCCTGCTCCCCTTCCCTGCCGGAGAGACTGCAGAGGTATCGCTCACTGCCGAATACCAGGAGCAGATGAATCCCTATGCAGCCGGACTTCCTGAAGAGATTGAGGCAGCTTTCAACAAGCGCTATACCGACTTTTTCGCCCTTTTCCTGAAACATCAGGACAAGATCAGCCGCGTAACCCTTTGGGGAGTTACAGACAACGACACCTGGCGCAACGACTGGCCGATACCGGGCAGAACCGACTACCCGCTGCTCTTCGACCGCAACTATCAGCCTAAACCGGTGGTACAGCAAATTATTGACCTGACAAAACAATAA
- a CDS encoding MFS transporter: MEDLSVTKRETRGFYKLSPLQRIGFGSGDLAQNLIYQTVSMYLLIFYTNVFGLPAATAAVMFLIVRLIDVVWDPIVGAFVDKRNPKMGKYRSWLILGGIPLTGFAILCFWNGFSGSLFYAYITYVGMSMAYTLVNVPYGALNASLTRDTDEITKLTATRMFLANLGGLAVAYGIPIIVKSLSPDGRINSAESGSAWFITMTIYALVGLALLIFCYTQTKERVVMDEKDTHDVKVSDLWTEFVRNRPLRVLAFFFITAFAMMAIGNSAGSYYMIYNVHAPDMVPYFMALGSIPAFIFMPMVPAIKRAIGKKQMFYVFLSVAIFGMGLLYAISVIPALKNLVWLVLVAQFVKSTGVIVATGYMWALVPEVISYGEHKTGRRISGIVNALTGIFFKAGMALGGVVPGFVLAFVGFDEKNAITQTPFVEQGILWLVAVIPALLLILAMFIISRYELEDDVIDRLNLEIEARQENQ; encoded by the coding sequence ATGGAAGATCTGTCAGTAACAAAGCGAGAGACACGCGGCTTCTACAAGCTGTCACCGCTACAACGCATCGGTTTCGGTTCCGGAGACCTGGCACAAAACCTCATCTATCAGACGGTATCAATGTACCTTTTGATCTTTTACACCAACGTATTCGGATTACCGGCTGCAACGGCTGCCGTGATGTTCCTCATTGTGCGACTTATCGACGTGGTATGGGATCCTATTGTGGGTGCCTTTGTGGACAAACGAAATCCCAAGATGGGAAAATATCGTTCCTGGTTGATCCTGGGAGGCATACCGCTGACGGGATTCGCCATCCTCTGTTTTTGGAACGGCTTCTCCGGATCACTTTTCTACGCCTACATCACCTATGTAGGAATGTCAATGGCCTACACACTGGTAAACGTACCTTACGGCGCATTGAATGCCTCGCTCACCCGTGACACCGATGAGATCACCAAGCTTACCGCCACCCGTATGTTCCTTGCGAACTTGGGAGGACTGGCCGTAGCATACGGAATACCCATCATTGTAAAAAGCCTCTCCCCGGACGGAAGGATCAACTCAGCCGAGTCGGGCAGCGCCTGGTTCATCACCATGACCATCTATGCGCTGGTGGGGCTGGCACTTCTGATTTTCTGTTATACCCAGACCAAGGAGCGGGTGGTGATGGATGAGAAGGATACCCATGATGTGAAGGTCTCCGACCTCTGGACAGAGTTTGTCCGCAACCGCCCGCTGCGGGTGCTGGCATTCTTCTTCATCACTGCATTCGCCATGATGGCGATCGGTAACTCGGCAGGGTCCTATTACATGATCTACAATGTACATGCACCCGACATGGTGCCCTATTTCATGGCACTCGGCTCCATACCGGCATTTATCTTCATGCCCATGGTACCTGCAATCAAACGGGCCATTGGCAAGAAACAGATGTTCTATGTCTTTCTCTCCGTGGCCATCTTCGGAATGGGACTTCTCTATGCCATCTCCGTCATCCCTGCCCTGAAGAATCTGGTCTGGTTGGTACTGGTGGCACAGTTCGTGAAGTCCACCGGCGTGATCGTTGCAACTGGATATATGTGGGCTCTGGTACCGGAGGTGATCTCCTACGGAGAGCACAAAACCGGCCGCCGCATCTCCGGCATCGTCAATGCCCTCACCGGCATTTTCTTCAAGGCAGGCATGGCTCTGGGTGGAGTGGTACCCGGCTTCGTACTGGCCTTCGTAGGATTTGACGAGAAGAATGCCATCACTCAGACCCCCTTTGTGGAACAGGGAATTCTTTGGCTGGTAGCAGTGATACCGGCATTGTTGCTTATATTGGCCATGTTCATCATCTCTCGCTACGAACTGGAAGATGATGTGATCGACAGGCTCAATCTGGAGATTGAAGCCAGACAAGAAAATCAATAA
- a CDS encoding DUF1593 domain-containing protein has product MTAKHILSLLCLISVVQLSYALPGQNETTSEPLKPRMVVLTDIAPGDVEPDDMQSMIRLLAHADMFEIEALIASGGWNSSGRSYPLSWMGILHQTIDAYDKDLPNLMKRSNQKSFLTPEMENKQQEIGYWPSADYLRKRVMPGSLGLGYGEIGNNNYSKGSDFIIQLVDEADDRPLWVAAWGGGNTLAQAIWRVKQERTENELRRFLKKLRVYTITDQDVPWGERHSNYAFSSHQWMRREFEKELLFIWDESAWLSQNGIGAGKWDEYAKQIQQHGHLGAIYPKYKYGVEGDTPSFLHLMPNGLNDPETPGQIGWGGYFEWGLGMDNTTYCYTNHTGKAKEISKKYEAYFYPAAFNNFAARMDWAKEGKGNRNPKVIVNGKKNWETGFITSQQSNVIVLDASESFDPDGDPLSYKWFILPEAGTYAGKIEIENANTNRAKINIPSDMTGKSVHVICEITDYGIPNLTSYKRILLQPEN; this is encoded by the coding sequence ATGACTGCAAAACATATTTTGTCTCTACTGTGCCTGATATCAGTTGTGCAACTATCCTATGCGCTACCTGGCCAGAATGAGACAACATCGGAACCGCTTAAACCCAGGATGGTGGTTTTAACCGATATCGCTCCCGGGGATGTGGAACCGGATGACATGCAATCCATGATCCGCCTGCTGGCACATGCGGATATGTTTGAGATAGAAGCGTTGATTGCCTCCGGAGGATGGAACAGCAGTGGGCGAAGCTATCCCCTTTCCTGGATGGGGATATTGCATCAGACGATCGATGCCTACGATAAAGATCTCCCCAACCTGATGAAACGATCGAATCAAAAGAGTTTTCTTACTCCGGAAATGGAAAACAAACAGCAGGAAATTGGTTATTGGCCCAGTGCAGATTATTTGCGGAAACGAGTCATGCCGGGAAGTTTGGGTTTGGGATACGGGGAGATTGGGAATAACAACTATTCAAAAGGAAGCGATTTTATCATTCAACTGGTGGATGAAGCGGACGACCGCCCATTATGGGTTGCTGCATGGGGAGGGGGAAACACACTGGCCCAGGCAATCTGGCGGGTGAAACAGGAACGAACAGAGAATGAACTTCGTCGCTTTCTGAAAAAACTGCGCGTCTACACCATCACCGACCAGGATGTGCCCTGGGGAGAACGACATTCTAATTACGCATTCAGTTCTCATCAATGGATGCGCAGGGAATTTGAAAAAGAACTGCTCTTTATTTGGGATGAGAGTGCGTGGCTTTCGCAGAACGGAATCGGTGCCGGGAAATGGGATGAATATGCAAAACAGATCCAACAGCATGGTCACCTCGGTGCGATCTACCCAAAATATAAATATGGAGTGGAGGGCGATACACCGTCGTTCCTGCATCTCATGCCAAATGGCCTGAATGACCCGGAAACACCTGGGCAAATTGGTTGGGGAGGATACTTTGAGTGGGGATTGGGAATGGACAATACAACCTATTGCTATACCAACCATACGGGGAAAGCGAAGGAAATATCCAAAAAGTACGAAGCCTACTTTTACCCTGCAGCTTTCAATAACTTTGCAGCCCGGATGGACTGGGCCAAAGAGGGCAAAGGGAACCGAAATCCAAAGGTGATTGTCAATGGAAAAAAAAATTGGGAAACAGGATTCATCACATCTCAACAAAGCAATGTGATCGTTTTGGATGCCTCCGAGTCTTTTGACCCCGACGGTGATCCGTTGAGTTATAAATGGTTTATTTTACCAGAGGCAGGCACCTACGCTGGAAAGATAGAAATTGAGAATGCTAATACAAATAGGGCTAAAATAAATATTCCATCCGATATGACAGGTAAAAGTGTTCATGTTATTTGTGAAATAACCGATTACGGTATTCCCAACCTGACCAGCTACAAAAGAATCCTATTACAACCTGAAAATTGA